In Lolium perenne isolate Kyuss_39 chromosome 5, Kyuss_2.0, whole genome shotgun sequence, the sequence GCTATCCCCACTactttcttatctttattttagttGTTTTGTAAAAGATTTCTACAAAAAATTGTATTTCCGTTAAGCGATAAATGGAAAGGGGTTAGCCCGGTTGGAAAAAAGGTCCACCGGCTAACCGTTGGAATAATGTAAACTTTTGCAGTTTGGTGAAATGGAATGAAGTTTCCATTTGAGCAGTTTTGATGAAATAGAGTGAAATTTGTTTCGTGTTGTCTGGTGAAATGTAATTTGTGCCTAACTATGCACTGTTTTATATTTATTTTAATCCCAAAAGAACACCAGTGACAAGCACGAATGCGGGAGCAGTCACTTATAAGGCCGCTGCGCTGGGCATGGACGAAGTACCAATCACGGGCACCTTCAGAATGCCCGTCGTTGGTAACAAGCTCCCCTAATTTCCGGACTTGGCAAAATCCCACCACCGCCGTCGCTGCTCCGCCGCTCCGGGCCGTCACcactgccgccgccaccgtccttcTCTCCCGGGCGACCCCTTCCTCCCCCGCCTAGATGCAGCCAACCCACCCGCCCCTGTGCGCGCTTGCACTAGCGGCCGCTTCGATCCGGGAGCTCGCCGATTCTCCAGGACCAGGAGGAGGGGAGGGgtccaggagcaggagcaggagaggAGGTCCGGTCATCAACGAACCGCCCACTCCTACCCCCTCGCCGGTCATCACCGATACTAGGTCGACATCAAGGTCAGCGCTAAATTTTCTTGGGAGCACTTTATTCTATTCTGTTGATGTATCTAGATTTAGAGGCGAGCTCTTCGATTTGGCAGGCAAATTAATTTCCGTGTCATACTTTCATGGATTATCTATCTGTCCTGGAATCTAAAACTGTAGTgcaatattgagttatttggggcATTGTTTTCGTAAGGGGACAAACCATGGCACCGCAAATCTACAGCTATGGAAAAAAGAATTGCACTGCATGTGTCAGTGACGTGTGAACTTTCGATCCACACACACCGTCTCCTACTCACCGTCAATAGTATTTCCCCTCCTCGTCGCCCTCTCCACGCTAGTTCCACATCACTTTCTCCTCGCGGGTAATTATCTTCAGTCATCCTGCAAGCTTGCTCTCATGCTCAATGTTCCATTAAAATGACAATGGACTTCACAACAGGGGAAGGAAAGGGTTATTAGACTTTGTGAGAGTGTATACCgcattatgtgagtgatccttccACTTCAATGATAAGATATACTAATAATGAACTTTGAGGAAACAAAGACAACAGTGTCGTACACATATACAGAAAAAAATCAGATCTTTTCCTTCACATCTTAAGTTTTGTTTCATTTCTGAAGTATATAAGTTTCTGTGCATCTTTAGGCAACAGTCGTTTGTGAATTCAGTGAAGAGCTTTTGTTGCAGTTCAGACTTATGTTTCCTGTCTCAACTGATTCGGATTTCAGAATTGCTTTGATCACTTGGTTGTAGAATCATGTTACTAGGTAGATGATCTCTTATCTGACTCTGGATGTTGCTGCAAACATTAAGTCATCAGAGTGCATATAGAGCTCTGGATTTCTTTTTTTGCTACCAGCTGACTGATGCACTGCAAACTGGTTTCTTAATTGGAAGATGTGTTTAGATATCTGACTAAATGATCTGATCTGATTATATGCGCAAATTAGTACTGCTATAACTTTTCTCCCATCAAAATTCTGTCCATCTGCTACATGTTAACAATTCCATATTGTTTACAACTCTGTGTTTAGAATAGTATTAATTGCTTTTTATGCCATAATATTTTTATATGCTGCAAAAAAATTTAGGCATTATTATTGCACCTGTAGTTCTATTGTGTTGTCGTGTTAAACAAATGTAGTTTTCTATTTGCAGAATGGCCGCAAGAACCCCCTCTTCGTCACATACCCCGGTAGATGGCTCGGCAGCATCCCGAGATACGAATGAGCCTCCTTCCGAAGAGAGTAACAACTCGTCTGACGATGTGTCAGATGATGGAGAGTCTACACCTACCGCGTCTGGTAATGAACAAGAAAATGGTCTTGACTCTGAAGCCACGCAAGACCAGATGCCTAAGCAAAAGAAGGCGCGCAAGGCTAGGAGACCAAACCAGTTGACCGACGAGACCTTCGTAATCACTCGAGTTGATGGCCGAGGTGTTCCTGCCAGTCCAGTACAGTTTTCAAAGGGTTACAGCAACGCCATAGGCTGCATCGTGCGTGAAACCGTGAAGATCACATGCACGAACTTAAGGTCAAAAGAGCACGAGAACCTTCGACAAAGGCTCCTCAACAAGCTGTTCAACCGATACATCGTCCCTGGTGATGACAAAGAAAGAGTCAGAACTAAAGCGCTAAGCATGATGACCAAAGCCTTGAATTCGTGGCGAACCACGGCCAATGCTATGAAGGAAGAAGATTTCGAGTCCGTGATAAAGAAGAAATGGCCTCAAATTGATGAGGAGGACTGGAAGCAGTTCATTTTGTCTCGCACGAATGATGAATTCAAGAAGAAGAGTGAATGGGGGAAGCACATGCGGTCGCAGAACAAGTTTTTTCACAAACTCGGCAGCCGTGGTTACTTAGGTAAGAAGCCAAAATGGGACAAGGAGGACGCAGCCTTGATTGCGGCTGGGAAAGAACCCCCTTTCTCGTGCATCGAGCCAGGGCGTGCAAGGGATTTTCTTAGGGCCCGCGCATCATTTGACCCAGTGACGGGAGAACCGGTCTTCAAACACCAGAAACTCGCGGAGGTGTTTGATAAGCTGGTAACCTCTTAACTATGAAAGCAACTTCTGATTATAAAGACTACGTTTGTGTGTATCTTTTTTGTTGCATCGTCATATTACTTTAGTCACATTAGTAGCCAGTTGTACCAACTCATGTTCAGATTCAAAGGGAGGAAGTGAGGAACTAGATCCCAGAAACACCATCTTCAGGCCTTACATCAGAACTATTTGTCCACTAACACCTCAACCTTTCCATGAAGCTTTGTAGTGTCATCATGGCTGCACCTGTCTAATTGGAGCAGGGTATACATTACTCCACTATGATCAATACAACATCTGTGCCTGACTTTTGACAGCAGAGTTAGCTCTCAGGCCTAACCCTTTTGGCCAGCCATAAATGAGGATTCTTGTGACCAAATAGATTCACATAGCATTTTTATCAAGTGATTACAGGAGGCAAGACACTGATTTAGCTGGAGCAATAGAAGTGCCCACACGTTACTCTCTCCCTTAAAATTCAGAGGAAGCTTGTAGAAACCTGAAACCCAAATTCAGCTTCCATTCTTGTTTAACCATGCGGAGCCTAATCTGTTCTTGAGCTGAGATTTAACTTCTGAAATAAATAGGGAAATGGTATGAGTTTGATATCATGTAAATTTGTACCTTGTGAATATGTTTGAAAGTCAATTAATCTTCACTCTtcagctttttttttttgcgggtacacCCTTCAGCTTGAGTAGCTGCAGCTGACTTAAAAATGAATCAAAATGCAAATCTCTAACATTAGCATGGCATGATCATTTGCAGTCATCTAAAGGCAGATTTTACTCAAGTTATTTACTTGTTCAAAAGAGTGATTAAGCACCCCATGGAGGCATGTAGGACGCCTGTGATAGTGTGATGTTCTACTAGAAACTATTATTTCTCCACCCATGTTCACTCCTGGTGATCCAAGTAGATCCCCGATTATTCATAGCATTGTCGTACTACTTCTGTTTGGACCTTTTCTTAGGATCTGAAGGTTCAGTGATGTTATGGTATGCTTTTCTGTGCAGGAGTCTCTAGATGAATACCCTACTGGTTTGCTAAGTAGGTCATTTCTATTCATCTGAATACAAATCCCTAGATAAATAGGAATTTAACCTGGCAATCGATTTACTCATACTGGTCATCCTAGGTAGTCATATGCACATGTACTCTGCTGGAAAGTTGATAATGGTACTAGTGGTAATGCTTGCAGTATGCACAATGGTATTTGCTAGTTGGGATGTTGGAACCACCAAGAGTAGTAATGGTTAATTTAGTCCTAAAGGCCCTGCCCTAGAGCAATTTTATGTAAACATCAGATCAAGATGCTAGAACAATTAATTTTATAACAGGCTTAAATTAATTAGATAGCTGATCATCTATTTGAGCATTTGCTACAAATGTATAATTTGAAGTTGGATTCCAAGCCACTGGTTCTTTTTGCTAGAACATGAAGATATGTTACTGGAAAATAGTAGTATTTATTTGACAAATGGTCATGTGGATGGTGAAAGATGTGCCGATATGGATGCTTGTAGCTTGCTATTTTACAGGGTTTTGTTCCATTCAGTATATTATACCTGCTTAGTGTAGGTATGTGCACCTGTTTTGATCTTGCTAGTTTACGTGATTCATGTAATATATCATATTGGTTAGCCTGTTACTTTATCACTGTTAAATTGTTCTAAGAGAGGCTGCATTCTGATCTATTTGAGTGTTTGCTTGTGTTGATCATTGTTTCATTTTGAACTTGATTAAGTGTAGATCAGTGATACCTATATATGCTCAACATGTTACTGATTAAGTAGACCTCAATAAGCGATTGATGTTACTTGCAGAAAAAACAAAGCCATGAACCTCAATCTCAAAGCTCCCAGGACTCCATTGAAGGCGAGAGGTGGGAAGATCCTCTCAGCAAGGCTCTTGGTGGGAAGGAGGTTGGTGGCCGTGTAAGAGGCGTCGGGAATGGAGCTCCATGGAAGATATATTTCCCCGAAGCTCCCGAGGTTGCCCGCCAGAGGAGGAGAGCCAGGTATGAGCGTGATTCTCATTTCGAGGAGCGAGTTGCGGCGGTCGCCGAGGCGACGTTGCGGCGTATATTGGCGGAAAGAGGTCAGGAACAAGGTCAGGAACAAGGACGTCCACCGTTGCATCCTGATACCCTTATATTGGCGGAAAAAGATCAGGAACCAGGACATCCACCCTTGCATCCTGATACCTCTATATCGGCGGAAAGAGATCAGGAACAAGGATGTCCACCCTTGCATCCTGATACCCGCATATTGGCGGAAAAAGATCAGGAATCAGGACATCCACCCTTGCATCCTGATACCCAGATGTTGCCCTTCCATATTGTTGGACCAAGTAGCAGCGCCTCTGTCTCAGGAATTGCCCCCGGGCAGCCAAATCCAATTGATGACATCACTGTAAGTGTCGTCGACTCAACCAATTGTTGCAATATGACTTGGTTTCATTGTGCGGAATCTAACATCGATGataaatctatcatatatatgttttgCAGGTCATCACTCCGTGCCAACTCATGGCCCCAATGCTCGGCAGCATGCTGACGGTTGCACATGGGCAAGTGTACCCCAAAACAATGCACTGTGTGGATTTAGCACCAGACATGGCGAGGGTGGATGTGACTAAGGTGCTTGACCCCTTTGTCGATTTAAAAATTAGCGACCACCCTGAACCAGAATGCAACACACTAGGACAGTACAAGGGGCATGCCATCAAGTGGCCGAAGGCGGCGATAAAGTTGTGTGGAACATCCACTGGCTCATCCCCATCCTTGACCACTGCCTGCACTCCACCACTGGGAACATCTCCTTTGGGTCCTTGCGCACCTTCGTTTGTGGATCTGGATGGCAATCATGGCGCGGAGGATGACATGCCCATTGACCAAGAGCAAGCGATTGGAAATGCACTGAACCCCCAACATGGGCCTGCCGCTAAGACGATCCTATCTCCTAATGTGCCTAAGAGCACAGCGCTTGTAGGGATGGTCCAAAGGGGGCCACATCTCCGGAACCGCAACATGCAAGGAGAGGGCAAAAGAAGAGACGAGCCAGCACCAGTGAGAAGGAGCCAGAGGAGGAGAGGTTGAAAAAATTGTATCCTATGGACCATCGCCCAAATTAGGACAGAAATGGATCAATGACGGGCATATTATTTCACCACTGACTACCCCgcggacaatttctatatggagttTAGTTCTGGAGATCTTCAAAAGGACCGTGCGCACGTTGCTGCGCCGTTTCTTGTTGTTCTCCTTTCTTTTTGCATGATGTGTGCATATTTGGTTTCACTTGGATTGGCCTGCTTTGCTACACACATCACAATGCGATATATCGTACTACATTTCAGGTTTTATCACTTCTTAAGTACGAAAATACCTTGCCAGCACCAGCTTCAAGTAAGGGTTCTAAGTTTTCCTAAATAAGTTTTAGGGAGTAAATTTAGAAGGCAACTTCAAGTAGCTATCTGCCTTGAAGCTTGTTTACTGTCTTTTCGAGATACAAAAACTTGCGAACATGAAACAAACATATGAGGTTAGTTACCATGCTTTTCAAATAACTATGAGGATAGTTACCTTGCACTTCCAGCAATTTCTAtttttcaaacttgctagttactAACTGAATCTGAAACTAACAGTGCTATTGGTATAGGAGTGGCAAAATAACATCTAGCTTTACTTAAGTACTTATCATAGAACAACTTGCCAACAGAGTGAGACAATCGTCTGAATTTGATCAAATAGAGAAATACCAACACTAAATTATAGCAAACGTCCTCTGAGCTACCCCAAACATTGAAGATGCAATATTCTTTGTTCGAAGAATTGTAAATGTATGGATTGTAAGAACATTGAAAGAAGCGAAGAGCTGCATGATATAATTCAAGGTGAAAATGCATATGATCGAAAATAAATAGCAAGCAGCTAACGTTGCTCCAAATAATGACATTGGATCTATAAATATTGAAGTGCCTAGAAAAAACCATCAGATCCTTGTTCGCCAGAGGTAATTTTAAGATGATCATGCTCTTAAAAGTAAAATTAATCTGTAATATTAAACTCTGATCTCATCTGGCACGCCTGTTTTATCAGTAGTATCCTTTTACTTCTGGATGGTTGTGTTAAAATCCCACTGGGTGTTCATCCACTTGATCAATATTACTGATTTTATTTGACTTGAGCTACAAATTTCCTGGGTTTCTTATTATTTCTTCTGTTCTAGGCTAACCACATTGATGCTTCATAATTAAGTTTCTTGTTGTACTGTTCATCAGAGTAAATCTATTGTCAACAGTAAGTAAAACACCTTGGATTAGTAAATTTGAATACTGGATAACCTCCTCACAAGAAAAAAAATGACCCAACTAAATTCCATAGACAAATTAATAGCAGCAATGTGTATATGCCTTTCAGTAATCTTATTTTCATTACACCAAGCAACATATTTTTTACTTGTGTCAACCATAATGTTGCCCATACTACAGCTTATGAAAGAAGGCAATGCGTTCTAAAGCAATTGGTCAAGAAACAAACTATCAAAAGGCAAAAGAAAGAAGTATCAATCCATTTGTACCTTGTTGGCTCGTTCGCTAGCATGTAAAAGAAAGAAGAATTAGCCGCCAACGGACCTTCAACTCAATGCCCACCGCATCAGTgccgaggcttcccatccactgaGCTAGATGCTGATGCCACCACAGCACCGCATGCGGCGTCCACCGGGCgcgctggttgccggtttcacccGCCGATCATTCTCATAGCAGAAAATGAAATAATTTATAAAATGTTTAAATACACCCGCACACAGGTGCTAGCTACTCTTAAAATGTTCAAATACACTTGCCGGCTCTAGTCCTGAATGATTGAAACACTAATGTAAGGAGCTGCCAAATTATTCTGATGATGCACGTGAAGACTGAATTCAGAATTCGTTGAGTTGATAAGTTTCTACTGAAAGTACAAAACTTTGGTGATCCAAACTTTAATACTTACAGAAAACATGAAGTAACTGCACAGCGCCTGGCTTGCCACAAACCAAAATGAACTGCATAATGTTGCATCTATGCTTGCAAGAGTAGCACACATTCAGATCGAAAAAGTATGTATTAGCAACGAACTCCCACCATAAGGACTATATGGACCACAACGGGCAGCTTTATTTCTTTTGGCATCCAGGCGCAAGGCACTTCCCCTTAGTATTTTGAATATCACTAGACGCTTGGCGAAATGGAAAGAGAATTTGTATTGCCTTGTGCATAGTTATATAAGAAGAAAATCCAACCAAAGGGGCTTCCCCTACGGTATCACGGTCAAAAAAGAAAGAAATGGAAAGAGAattagcatatgaataaaaactGAACATAGTTTCCAACCAAAGAATCTCCTATGGCAAAAAACTGAATCATTAAGAAGGTGATACATTATCTATAAGAACAAAATAAATTTTGTTTTCACATTCTGATCATTACACTTCAACAGGTTTAGAAGGTAGTCAGATCATATGAGCCCAAATTCATCTTCAAGATAATTAATCAAATGTATATATACTCTACCCACAAAATTACCTACCAGCTCTGTAGTTTCAGAGAAGATTGTGAGAAAATTGTTTGGCTACCAAATTATGTCCAGCTCTAGTTCAAGAGAAGATTGTTGAAACGTCTACACAACCCTTTCTTATACTGTGCATTCAGTCAATGGTAAAATATATTGGCCCTAGCCTGGCTATTTTTCCTGTGTGCACGGATCACTCCCTTCATATTTGCTTCATATCATCTGAACGCACCTCAGATGCTTCACTTTTGATGGTCAATGCCTCACCTATTTTGCCGTATTATCTTGATTTTTGAAACAACTTATCTGCTTCCATAGACATCAGATTCTCTCAGATATTGCTGACATACATTTATAGAACACCACAGCAATACTTCAGGAACACCAAGAAATGACATAACAATCAGAAACAATTAAAGAACAATTTTGTATTAAGTTGCTTCGTAGTACTTGAACTCCTTCATGGCCTAATATTGCACTGGTAAAAACATAGTCAAAGCCCAAAGGAAGAGAAAATAGCAGAAACCTGAAGTACACGAGCTAG encodes:
- the LOC127299981 gene encoding uncharacterized protein, translating into MQPTHPPLCALALAAASIRELADSPGPGGGEGSRSRSRRGGPVINEPPTPTPSPVITDTRSTSRMAARTPSSSHTPVDGSAASRDTNEPPSEESNNSSDDVSDDGESTPTASGNEQENGLDSEATQDQMPKQKKARKARRPNQLTDETFVITRVDGRGVPASPVQFSKGYSNAIGCIVRETVKITCTNLRSKEHENLRQRLLNKLFNRYIVPGDDKERVRTKALSMMTKALNSWRTTANAMKEEDFESVIKKKWPQIDEEDWKQFILSRTNDEFKKKSEWGKHMRSQNKFFHKLGSRGYLGKKPKWDKEDAALIAAGKEPPFSCIEPGRARDFLRARASFDPVTGEPVFKHQKLAEVFDKLKKQSHEPQSQSSQDSIEGERWEDPLSKALGGKEVGGRVRGVGNGAPWKIYFPEAPEVARQRRRARYERDSHFEERVAAVAEATLRRILAERGQEQGQEQGRPPLHPDTLILAEKDQEPGHPPLHPDTSISAERDQEQGCPPLHPDTRILAEKDQESGHPPLHPDTQMLPFHIVGPSSSASVSGIAPGQPNPIDDITVITPCQLMAPMLGSMLTVAHGQVYPKTMHCVDLAPDMARVDVTKVLDPFVDLKISDHPEPECNTLGQYKGHAIKWPKAAIKLCGTSTGSSPSLTTACTPPLGTSPLGPCAPSFVDLDGNHGAEDDMPIDQEQAIGNALNPQHGPAAKTILSPNVPKSTALVGMVQRGPHLRNRNMQGEGKRRDEPAPVRRSQRRRG